Within Thermus antranikianii DSM 12462, the genomic segment CCGTCACCGGGCAAAACGGCCTGGAGCAGGCCAAGCGCTTCCACGAGGCGGTGGGGCTCACCGGGGTCATCGTCACCAAGCTGGACGGCACCGCCAAGGGGGGGGTCCTCATCCCCATCGTGCGCACCCTCAAGGTGCCCATCAAGTTCATCGGCGTAGGGGAAGGCCCTGACGACCTCCAGCCCTTCGACGCCGAGGCCTTTGTGGAAGCCCTCCTGGAGGGGTAATTAACGGGTCTTCAGGCGCTGGCTTGCCCGGTGCCAAGGTCGGGATTAGAATAGTGGCAAATGAGCCCTTCCAGGGAAGAAGTTGTTGCCCACTACGCTGACAGGCTTCACCAAGTTCTTCAGAAAACCATAGCGCAGAACCCCAACGAGGCTGAGTTCCGAAGAGCGGTAGAGCCTCTATTGGAGGAGTTTTTACGGGAAATGGGCCTCGAGCCCCTAGCCCGAGCAGAGTACACCTTAGCACAGGGACGGGCCGATGCCATCTTTAATCGCTTGGTCATCGAGTACGAGCGCCCCGGTGTCCTCAAGCCCAAGCCAGACGCCGCCACACGGCATGCGGTGCAACAGGTTAAGGATTACCTGTCCGGCATCGCCCAGAGGGAGCGGCATGCCAAGGAACGCCTAGCAGGTGTGGCGTTTGACGGGCGCTATTTGATCTTCGTCCGGCACATGGGGGAAAGGTGGGTGGAGGAACCTCCCGTGGAGGCCAATCCCCACTCGCTCAAGCGCTTCCTCACCTGGCTTGCGGGCTTGGCTTCGGGGATTGCCCTGACCTCGGAAAACCTCAACCGGGACTTCAGCATAGAGCAATTGCGCACCCAAACCATCCTCCGGGGGCTTTACCAAGCTTTGGAAAAGGCCCTGGCGGAAGAGGGTCTGGTCCGCCAGCTCTTTGAGCAATGGCGCATCTTCTTCAGCGAGGCCATAGACTACTCCGAAACCTTTGGCGGGCGCAAGTTGGAACCGCTTAAAAAATGGGTGCGCAAAGCAGGTCTCCACATCCAAACCCCAGAAGAAGCCGAGCGTTTCTTCTTCGTCCTCCACACGTACTTCGCCCTATTGGCCAAGCTGCTCGCCTGGCTGGCCCTTTCCCGCCACATGGGGGTTAGGCTGGGAGCCCCGGTGTTCTCTGCCCTTGCTGCCGCAGACGGGGAAACCCTGCAGAAGAGGCTTGGGGAGATGGAGTCGGGAGGCATATTCCGGCAGTACGGCATCCTCAACCTTCTGGAGGGGGATTTCTTCGCCTGGTACCTTCACGCCTGGAGCAGCGAGGTGGAGCGCGCCCTCCGTGCCCTCATCGAACGCCTAGATGAGTACGACCCCACCACCCTCTCCCTCTTCCCCGAGGAAACCCGGGACCTTTTCAAAAAGCTCTATCACTACCTCTTACCCCGGGAAATACGCCACAACCTGGGGGAGTACTACACACCGGATTGGCTCGCATGGCGCCTCCTGGTGCAGCTGGACAATACCTTTTTCGCCGGAACCCCCTCGCCCAATGACGAAAAGTTACGCCAGAAGCTCCTTAGCACCCGATTTTTAGACCCCGCATGCGGATCCGGTACTTTCCCGGTCCTTGTCATCGGAAGGATGCTGGAGTTGGGCAGATTGTTGATGGTTCCGGAGAGGGACCTCTTAGAAGCCATCCTCAAGAACGTGGTGGGCTTCGACCTCAACCCCCTGGCCGTCCTCACGGCACGGGTGAACTATCTACTGGCCATTTCCGACCTCCTTCAGTACCGCCAGGGGGATATCACCATACCCATTTACCTGGCCGACTCGGTCCGTACACCCGCCGAGGGGCAGGACCTTTTTAGCCAGGGCATCTTCGTCTTCCCTACCGCGGTGGGTGATTTCCAGGTGCCGGCAGCTCTGGTGACTGCCCCTAAACGTTTCGACCGCTTCTGCGAGATCTTGGAAAGCAGCATCCGGTCCGAGGTAGACCCGCAAGCCTTTTTGGAACGCACCCGCAGGGAGCTGGACCTTAACCCAAGCGAATGGGATGACAATGCCCGTAAGCTGGCTGAGGAGCTTTATACCAAGCTTCTAGACCTTCACAGAAGAGGTCTCAACGGCCTATGGGCGCGGCTTCTCAAGAACAACTTCGCCCCCCTAACTGTGGGACGGTTTGACTACATCGTGGGCAACCCGCCCTGGATTAACTGGGAACACCTGCCCGATGAATACCGTGAAAGCATCAAACACCTCTGGCTCCGTTACCGGATAGCTGGCTCCTACACAGGTGGGCGTCCCCGGCTCGGAGCGGTCAAGGTGGACATATCCGCCCTCATGACCTACATCGTGGTTGACAACTTGCTCAAAAATGGCGGCAAACTGGGCTTCGTCATCACCCAATCGCTCCTGAAAACTGCAGCGGGGGCTGGATTCCGGCGCTTAAGCATCCCTACGGAAAAGGGCAAGGAAGTCCCTCTTCGCATTGTGTACGTGGACGACATGGTGGACCTCAACCCCTTTGAAGGTGCTTCTAACCGAACCGCTGTAATCGTGCTAGAAAAAGGTAAGCCAACCCAGTACCCCGTGCCCTATACCGTGTGGCGCAAGAACAGGGGCGTGCGCTTCACCTACGATAGCACCCTGGAGGACGTACAGGCTGCCACACGCCGGCTCCAGTTCCAGGCCCAACCCGTGGACCCCGACAACCCCACCTCTCCCTGGCTCACCGCTCGCCCGAAGGCGCTGCGCGCCGTGCGCAAAATCCTAGGCCAGTCCGACTATGAGGCTCACGCTGGCGTATACACCGGAGGGGCAAATGCCGTTTACTGGGTAGAACCAGTACTGAAACGCCCCGATGGGCTCTGGGTAGTGCGCAACCTGACCGAAGGGGCCAAGGTGAAGGTAGAGGAGGTAACCGAAACCATTGAGCCTGATCTTCTCTATCCACTCCTTCGTGGCCGCGATGTGCAGCGCTGGCGGGCTGAACCTTCAGCGTGGATAATCATCCCGCAGGACCCTAACAACCCAAGCCGGGCCTATCCGGAGGCAAAACTCAAAGTTGACTATCCTAGACTTTATGCCTACCTTAAGCAATTTGAATCCGTACTACGCCGACGGGCTGCTTTTCAGCAGATCCTTTGCAAGCGTGAGCCTGAGTTTTACGGAATCATGGACATTGGCCACTACTCCTTCTCCCCCTGGAAGGTGGTGTGGACAAGGCTCGCCAAGATTGAGGCGGCGGTGGTTGGCTTGCATGGGAGAAAACCAGTCATACCACAAGAAACCGTCAGCTTGGTTCAATGTGACACGAAAGAAGAGGCATACTATATCGCCGCGTTAGTCAACTCGACGGCCTTCCAGTTTGCCGCTACCTCCTATAGCCAAGAGGGTGGCAAAAGCATGGGATCTATGCACATCCTCGAGCACATCCGCATTCCACGCTACCAACCCACCGACCCCGTACATCGGCGGCTTGCGGAGCTGTCGCAGGCGGCGCACAAAGCGGCCCAGGCGGGAGATGAAAAGCGCTTAGAGGCCCTGGAGGCAGAAATCGACCGGGAAGCGGCTAAGCTTTGGGGCCTGACGGAAGCCGAGCTCAGAGAGATTCAAGAGAGCCTACGGGAGCTGGAGGGAGAGGTACCTGCAGCAGAGGAAGAAGCATGAGGGCTCTTCAAGATTTGCGGCACGTCCTGAAAACCCTTGCCCAGGAAGCAGAGGTGCTCTCTGCTGTGGGTGGCGCGGTGGAGGACCTCGAGCGGCCTGATTTTGAGGAACGGGAGGACCAGGCCCTCAACGAAGATGAGCGAATCTTCGAAACCATCTTTGAGAAAAGCTTGGATGGAACCAAACCCAGCCTCTATCGGCCTACCCCGCCCCTAACCCGAAGCAAAAGGCACCTTTTCCGTTACTTTTTGGATGGCTCCTTCCGTTCCTACTTCCTGGGCACTCTCCTCGAACACGAGCGGGAAACCCCCGTTCACTTTGCCCAAATCGGGGCCTGTGTGCTTCGCCGCGAGGATAATGGCTCGGTGCGGCGGGAAGTTTTAGAGATACGG encodes:
- a CDS encoding Eco57I restriction-modification methylase domain-containing protein, translating into MSPSREEVVAHYADRLHQVLQKTIAQNPNEAEFRRAVEPLLEEFLREMGLEPLARAEYTLAQGRADAIFNRLVIEYERPGVLKPKPDAATRHAVQQVKDYLSGIAQRERHAKERLAGVAFDGRYLIFVRHMGERWVEEPPVEANPHSLKRFLTWLAGLASGIALTSENLNRDFSIEQLRTQTILRGLYQALEKALAEEGLVRQLFEQWRIFFSEAIDYSETFGGRKLEPLKKWVRKAGLHIQTPEEAERFFFVLHTYFALLAKLLAWLALSRHMGVRLGAPVFSALAAADGETLQKRLGEMESGGIFRQYGILNLLEGDFFAWYLHAWSSEVERALRALIERLDEYDPTTLSLFPEETRDLFKKLYHYLLPREIRHNLGEYYTPDWLAWRLLVQLDNTFFAGTPSPNDEKLRQKLLSTRFLDPACGSGTFPVLVIGRMLELGRLLMVPERDLLEAILKNVVGFDLNPLAVLTARVNYLLAISDLLQYRQGDITIPIYLADSVRTPAEGQDLFSQGIFVFPTAVGDFQVPAALVTAPKRFDRFCEILESSIRSEVDPQAFLERTRRELDLNPSEWDDNARKLAEELYTKLLDLHRRGLNGLWARLLKNNFAPLTVGRFDYIVGNPPWINWEHLPDEYRESIKHLWLRYRIAGSYTGGRPRLGAVKVDISALMTYIVVDNLLKNGGKLGFVITQSLLKTAAGAGFRRLSIPTEKGKEVPLRIVYVDDMVDLNPFEGASNRTAVIVLEKGKPTQYPVPYTVWRKNRGVRFTYDSTLEDVQAATRRLQFQAQPVDPDNPTSPWLTARPKALRAVRKILGQSDYEAHAGVYTGGANAVYWVEPVLKRPDGLWVVRNLTEGAKVKVEEVTETIEPDLLYPLLRGRDVQRWRAEPSAWIIIPQDPNNPSRAYPEAKLKVDYPRLYAYLKQFESVLRRRAAFQQILCKREPEFYGIMDIGHYSFSPWKVVWTRLAKIEAAVVGLHGRKPVIPQETVSLVQCDTKEEAYYIAALVNSTAFQFAATSYSQEGGKSMGSMHILEHIRIPRYQPTDPVHRRLAELSQAAHKAAQAGDEKRLEALEAEIDREAAKLWGLTEAELREIQESLRELEGEVPAAEEEA